From Chrysemys picta bellii isolate R12L10 chromosome 1, ASM1138683v2, whole genome shotgun sequence:
tagctcagtggtttcagcattggcctgctaaacccagggttgtgagttcaatccttgagggggccacttagggatctgggacaaaatcagaacttggtcttgctagtgaaggcagggggctggactcaatgacctttcaaggtcccttccagttctaggagatgggatatctccattaataataaaagtgatctctctcctgccatccatctccaccctctgacaaagagaggctagagacaccattccttacccatcctggctaatacccatcaatggacttaacctccatgaatttatctagttctcttttaaaccctgttatagtcctagcctatAGTCCTTGCTTTGCATTTGTATTTTTGAGTTCTTTGCCAAAAGAGGCTGATGCTTGTTGACTGGTAGAACCTGGTACTTTTGGCTATACTCTCGACACACTTATTTAAGCAGTTCTATAGCTTAACATCAGTTTATTCGGTGTCCTAGTTTTTACTCTGTTATACTAGAAGCTAGTGAATAACCTACTTCATTTTTATCTGTGTCGagctgcatttggatggaaattggatTTCAGTTAATTCCATAAACAGTCTTTTCAAATTGTTTGTATTCAGCAAAACTACTTTGAATATCCTGGATACGTAAGAGGAAAAATAAGTGTCAAAACAACTTTTGCACTTAAAGGTCCTTTTAATGAAAGGAAATATGGTATTAACTGTAGCCActgaaaaaacaacgaggaatccttgtggcaccttagagactaacaaatttatttcctgGTCACCCTGTTCTGCAAGTTTTTAAAGCTGGCAGGTCTGATCTCATCTCTCTCCCCTTGTTTCTGTTCCGAGACGggcagagggaaaacaagctttctGCCTTTCCAACCCCCAATAGGTTTCTGGACTTTGAATGAGCTGATCATTGAACTGCATTAATTGAATGAACTGATGAGAATATTCTCCCTGCATCTGCACAAGAGGCGACTGCTATCAAAAGCTGGTTTAACGCTTCAGccaactctggttccaggtgcttcgCTGGtgatttccaccagttcagtggtttgagtttGGCAGCAAACGTGCTGTTTGTTGgatatttttttaatgctttgaaCAAGTTTAGGTGGTAAATTGtcataatttcattttaaatggggttattttttaacattgaaataaacctttttttaaatctgtggttGCCTGCCTAGGAAGTGTCCACGGAAGGAGGAAATGTCTCCATGTGAGAGTCTGTGCTTCCTAGAGTCGTTTTCCCTGGAGAATGCGAGATTTGGGATTATGATGCGGTTTTATATGCCGGGAgggatctcccctcccctcctattGGGTCCTGTACAGtctttccctctaatttttcccacccatgtgcggaatgaatttgtTATTTGCACCAATGGTGCAATGTGTGACACCTCACCGCAATATTGGTGCaccataacaaaattcatgtggtggggccGAAGGGTtcggtatgtgtgtgtgtgtggtgcgggGGGGAGAGACAGGGCTAGGGCaaaggattagggtgcaggggtgtgagggctccagctgggggtgtgggctctggggtggggctggggatgaggggtttggggtgcaggagggtgctccggggctacgtcagggagagaggactcccccctcAGCGCTCTCTCCACACAGCAGCACCTGAGCTCGGGGGGAAGAGGTCCCTCTCCACATTGCGGCAGCTCCGTGTCTGGGGCTGCACGATAGGCACTCCTCTCCTGGCAGGTGCAGGCCAGGGGAGGGGTGCCCCGATGgtggctggggccgggttgccccagctccagcaggtTGGGGACCGGCTAGGTTAGGGGCGGAGAAGGGGCACTCCTCCCCTAGCCTCAGGAGGTCCCCTGGGTGGGTTCCCTGAGCGCCTGCGTGACACTAAGAAGTCTGCTGCACGgccgcgcagcttacagggaacttggGTCCTGTACTGTTAgggctgccaaccctccaggattgtcctggagtctccaggaattaaagattaatcttgaattaaagactgtcatgtgatgaaacctccaggaatacagccaaccaaaattggcaaccctgtaCTGGATAGTGCTTCCAGATCACTGCCGCGCCGCGTCCCTCTGAGCCTAGcgggagaggggaatctggcTGCTGGAGCTTTGGTTGTCGCTGTACAGGCTGGGACTGCCTGGCCAGCTGGTCTGTTCCAACAGGCTTTTCGTAGAAGCCACATCGGTGCCAGCAACGTGGCTGGCGCAAGGACTGGACTGACGTGGGGCTAGTGGAGCTTTTCGTTTGCaagcccccagcccaggtgctcaGTGAAAGTTAGAACCATCTGTTAGCTTAGGTGAAgcaagtcaggcttgacaaagacctggctgggatgatttagttggggttggtcctgctttgagcagggagttggactagatacctcctgaggtcccttccaaccctggtattctatgattctaagtcgaCGATCTCCGTCCAGGTGGGGACACATCCATtgaacagggggtgggaggcttgCTCTCTTGATGCCCGTGCTGTATCTGAGCTGTGGGTACTGGACTTgagtctccagagctgtcagctGACCCCTTTCGCCTCAAATCACTGGCTGAGGCGGATCTACAAGTGCTGATTCAGTGATGTCTGTTAGAGGGGTGATGATTTTATCAAACAACACTTCACACAGGCGAAAGCTCTAGTATCGACCCAGCAAAAGAGTGTGGGTGTAGTTATACCGGCCAAAACCTCTTCTCGTGTAGCTCACTCCAGATCACTGCCCCTCCTGCGTGGCGTAGATAAGCAGTGATTGTCTGAACATCCCATCTGGCTGGCCACGACTGCTCCTGTAGCCTCctagacagattcagactggaaataaggggtaaACTTAGAACTGTGAGAgcgattaaccattggaacaacttaccaagggatatggtggattctccatcactggcagcagttaaatcaagactggctggttttctagaagatctgctctagggattactTTGGGGCAGTCCTCTGGCCTGTCTTATGCAGGCGGTgaaactagatcagtggttctcaacctgtttaccaTCATGGGCCACATATGCAGTTCCCTgagttatgtgggccacatccacaggATATATATACTATCTGTATGGCCTGGAGGACGTCACATGGGCCACAGTTGTGTGCTgagtggttgagaaccactggactagatgatcaccatgtTTATCAGGCCTCCCTGGGGACTGCATGGTTCATTACTGGCAGTGGGGGCAGCCTGGTATGGATTGCAAAGATCTCCAGGTACCCAGAGAGCGTGAGAGTAGCTTTCTTCCTGCCACTGAAACAGGTCTTGGGGGCTGCTAGAGAAAATGGCCCCAGCAGAAGGTAGGATGGCAAAGTGATTCTGGGGGCAAGGAGAGAGGCATTGGACATGTTGGGGTGGTCGGTGTAATCCAACTGTAAATGTCCTTAGTATAAAGTAACCCATTCAAGCAGCCCTGGGAGGGTTGCTTCGGGATCTAAGGTGTTACTCCTGTCTGGAACAGGTGAGTTTCCTCTGAAACCAGAGCTGATTCTCctactccccttcctccccaccaggAAGAGGAGACGAAGCGGCTGCTGGAGCCTGTCAGCCCCCCCAACAAGGTGTTAAATGGAGCTGATCAAAACTATTGCAGTGTCCCGTCAGCCCGCACGGATGAGCAGGCCATGCTGTCGTCCATCCTCGCGAAGACGGCCACGTGAGTCGTAGCCGGGAGCCGCGGCCCTGCTCGTGGGGTAGAGGGGTATGCCAGCTTGTGGGGCAGTGGTGGAGGGGCCTGTTCCGGCAGCAGCCAGGGCATGTGCCAATGGGGTGCTTTCCTCTGCCCCATCAGGGAGGCTGAATGCTAACAGATGGCTGAGTGCTCGGACATTATACCCACGTCCCtctgtggcaagtcacttagtttggTGTCAAAATGCCATCGGGACACGTCATCCTAGCATGGTGTGGTTGGAGCCAGGATGTAGGTTCTGGtctcacctctgccactgacttgtgtgGTCTTGAGTATGTCAACCtgtctgtggctcagtttctctatgtagccaatgggagatggggAGAGGTTGACACCTATAGGGGAAGTCGCATTGACCGATGAATAGGGCACTGGTctgggaaagaacaggttagagactagttagatgtattcaagtcggcAGGGCCTGATGGAATTCACCATAGGGTaatagctgaagcaatctcagaaccattgccaatcatctttgagaactcatggaggacgggTGACATCCCAGAGGACAGGAAGAGGGCAGATATAGTCCTGGTTTTCAAAGGGAGGAACAAAAATGACCTGGAGGATTATAGACCGGTCAtcttaacttcaatacctggaaagatactggaacaaattaatagacaatccatttgtaagcacctagagtataaataggattataaggaatagccaacatggacttgtcaagaacagatTATGCCAAgctaacctaatttccttctttgacagagtgactggtctagtggatggggagggaagcagtagaGGTGGTAgatcttgatttcagtaaggcttttgacacagccccacatgatattctcataagcaagccagggaaatgtggtctagatgaaattactataatgtggtacacaactggttgaaagaccgtactcggagtagttatcagtggttcattgTCAAAATGGGAGGACTGCTATCTAGTGAGGTCTTGTAGGGTTCAGTCATGGGGCCCGGTactactcaatattttcattaatgacttgaataatggagtagtgtgtatgcttataaaatttccaGAGGACACcgagctgggaggagttgcaagcgctttggaggacagggttagaatgCAAAAGGGCCTTTCCAAatcagaattggtctgaaatcaacaagatgaaatgcagtaaagacaagtgcaaagtccttcACGTAGGGAGGAACAATCAAATGCATAACTGCAAAATAGTGACTAACTGGCTTGGtggtagtgctgctgaaaaggatcctaggAGGTTATGGGGGATCagaaattgaatgagtcaacaacgtattgcagttacaaaaaaggctaatgtaattcTTGAGTGTTGTATGTACGAGACAGTAGGGAATTGTCCCACTCGACCCAGCCATAGTgtagcctcagctggagtactgtgtccactggaaacacacctgctcaatgaCCATTCCGCATTAAGTCTCAAAATGTagttttgtaatcaaaatgtcgtgcGGCATAAAGTCAAAGTATCTTATGTCAACGtcattacctttatcaaccaacttTGTAATGTCTTttatatcaaattagtttgacaagatTTATTTCCCTGAACTGATGATTTGCACTAACTACATTACCCTCCTTCAGTTCATAATTAATTGAGTCCCGTATCAACTGCTTCAATATCTTACCCagaattgatgtcaggctgacagtcCTATAATTACTCAAGTCatctcatttaccctttttaaaaattggcccaacattagctttcttccagtcttctagaagGTCCTCAGTTCTCCAAGATTTACTGAAAGCGAACTCCTCAGCCAGACCTCTTAAAACTCTTGGaagcaagttatctggacctgttgACTTTAAAGTGTCTGTCTTTAGTAGCTTCtggtttaacatcctccagagatactagtggaatggacaGTGTATTATCTGCATCATCTTtcttcccccaaatacagaacagaagtaTTTATTGAACGTCTCTGCCTATTCTGCATTAATATAGATAATTCtactatttccatctagtaacTGACcagtaccattgtcaggattctttttattcctaatatatttttaaaaaatccttcttactgtccttaactctgctggctatagatttctcctttttttccccttggcttcccttatcaattgtctacaattcctaacttctgatttatattcattactctcaacatcccctttcttccatttgttatatatactTTAAACAAGCCCAACCTGCTCTGCTTCAGAATGACATCCTTACTACTTTATAGAAGCTTAAATTGCACAGAACATAGAAATTGTGCAGAGACCCTACAGTTCTCTGTAACTTCCCCTCTAACTGTAACACAGTCTTCCAAGCTGGGTCAGACCAAGCCCATGGAATGTGTAGTGCCTGACTCTGATgctgacaaacacctgtcacagCCTATGCTAATAGGCTGCCGAGCTCCTTGAGTGTATGGAAGGGAGTTCTAACCCAGCAGAGATGCCCATCTGTGTATCAGTCTAGCTATAATGTTGTCTCCAAGGTGCTTTACCATCAAAAGCAACAACTCTAGACAATGTATCAAATACAACTCCATTGTGGGCTACAAAACTAGGGCTGATTTGGCTTGTCGCACTGTGTCTGGGGGAGGATTTTATAGCTCCGGAGTGTAGTCACTGAAGGTTCTAGACCATTTCGGCTTGGTAAGCAGGGTTTACTCGCTGGATCCCCAGCTACCATGGGGGGATAAGGCAGCCGAGTGgctgagctgggctctgtgcTGTTCACGCAGGCGCTCACGGTCCCCCAAGAGCAGGCTTtctgcaggaatcactgggcaGGATTCTCTGGCCTGCTTCCTGCAGGAGGTTGGACTGGATGGTCGTGGTGGCCTGGATCTGTGAATCTCTTCCACAGTCCTGGCCATGGTGCGAGAACTAATgaggtctgggaggcaggaaccCCTGAGCCCCTCTGGCCTTGGCGAGTTGCTTAACTCTTCCCAGCCCATCCGTGAAATGGAGGGAATCTGAAGATGGTCCTGGCTCAAACAAAAGCTTGTCCTTGGTTTAAAGCACCCCCAGCTGCCAGGCTGCcaatgcaggggctggggggcgtAATATGGTCACAGGCATCCCTCTGCTTTCCGCACTAGCTGCAGGCGGCAGAGAAGCCCTGCTGCTAAGAGGACGGCAGGGACTAAGCCTTGGTGCTCGGCTCCCTCTTAGTAAGGAACTAGAGAGTGGGAGCTCGTCACTGCCCATCTGTACcgtagcaccttccatctgaggatctcaaagcgcttacTCCTTACAACCCCTGTAAGGGAGAGAGGAGGATCTCTCCCCACTTTACAgttgggaagctgaggcagaggttaagtgacatgcccaaggttaCAGCACTAGGCTGTGTTAGAGGCTggagtagaacccagatctcctgactcccagtgcttTAGCCTTCTCGGCTGAGTCTGACTCCAAAGCTAGTGAGACGTGCAGGCGGCTCAGTGACGCGTCCATGCAGTGAGCTCGTGGACTGGAATGAGTCTCGGTGCGATTCAGCCGACTACCGTGCCACTTGGAGACACTTAGCTTCATAGAATCTTAGACTAtccggactggaagggacctcaggaggtcatctagtccagccccctgctcaaagcaggacccccCCAACCGATGGGGTGGGTCTGTgcaggctggggggtttggggtgcagaagggtgctctgggctgggatcaaggggttcggagggcaggagggggctctgggttgaggcagggagttggggtgcagggtgggggactcaggggtgcaagctctgggtggGGCttgcctcaagcagctcccggaagcagtggcatgtccctcctctggctcctatgcggaggtgtggccgggcggctctgcacgctgccccgtccgcaggcgccgcccccgcagctccctgaagcagtggttcctggccaatgggagcagggggcggcgcttggggcagggggcagcatgcggagagCCCCCTAGCTGTCCCTATGTGTTGGAGCTGAAGGGGGGATGtaccgctgcttccaggagccgcgcagcaagcccctgaccctgctccccagcaggagctcaagggccagatttaaAGGCCtgacgggccagatgtggcccatgggccgtagttttcccacccctggtttataaagtcatgtgagttaccccaccaagtctgttattccaatcactgcatagttccttgactgtgccaggacttggAATCCTTCCTGGTTGTTTCGCAGGGTGCTCGCATTCATGTACAGGCACCTAGGATAACTAGCCGATTgttctgctttctcagtatgaatcaggagacctccgctcttgcaccttcctccttgtgtttcctcccagtatcccacttaCTGCAGGGCTTAGGTCATCATCCCTTGGTTCATAACAGAAccaagctgcccctgccccatcagCGATGCCCCATCTTCAAAGGGGAGGGTATTCACCAACTGTGGTGCCTGGCTCTCTGCACTGGCGAGGGTTTGATCCAAGGGCGTGGGTGGGCCGTGATGTCTcagggagttggggcaggagACGAGAGCCACCCACTAACAGCCGAACCTGCATCTTGTATCTTTCCCCAGTAACATCATTGATGTGTCGGCTGCAGATTCCCAGGGAATGGAGCAGCATGAGTACATGGACAGAGCCAGGCAATACAGGTAAAGGACTGTCCCTGGGTGGGGTGACAGGATCCAGGGCTGCCCGGTTGTAGGTGGAAGAACTGGGGGTGTAATGCGCCCTGCGTTCCAGCCGTTATTCACTCCCGAGGCACCGTGGGGAGCAGTGGGTGTCTGGCCAGGGAATCCCAGCTGTGTGTCGGGCCCCAGGGTAGTGGGGAGACATCTAAAAGTGCCAGCAAAACCTAACGTATGGCaggtgattgggggtgggggtgggaaaggggccctCCCATCTAGCATCCTCACCCACCCGGCCTCATGTTGAAGAAGCCAAAGGTTGCACTGGCCTGTCTTTCTTGGGCCCTTTACAGCGGGCTCTGATACTGATGAGACCCAGGCCCTGCCGTCTTCCATCAACCTCTGTCCAACCCACTGACGCTCAAGCCCAGCTCTACTGGGCGTCTTTCGGATGGAAGCAAAGGCCCTCAGGTTCCTGAGCCATCTAGCTCCACCCTAATGAACTGGGTATTTGGCAGCTGCGCTTGGCTGGCCCTCGGGACAGGCCTCGTGCCGGGTGTTGGGATGTTTAAACACTGCTCCTGCGTGAAGTATGTCTGTGTTCTCCGTCTGAGGGAAAGACGGGGAGGATCCAAGTGGGCCCCCTCCACAGCTGGAAGGCTGGTTGGGTGTGCGATGCCCCCCAATGATCCCCTTCCTGGGCCTGTCCCCGCATTGTGTGAGTGCAGTCAGCCTCCTTTCCCTCGGGCTGCCCTGCAGAGGGGGCGGTCAGTTCCGTGTTACCCGGGGGGGCTGACTGCACTGCAGGGGACTCTGCCCGCTGGGAGCTCACTgctggctctctgctctcccctggCTCTAGCACGCGACTGGCAATGCTGAGTAACAACCTGACGCACTGGAAGAAGCTCCCGCCTCTGCCGTCTCTGACCAGCCAACCGCATCAAGTGCTAGCGAGCGAGACTGTCCCCTATCCAGACTTACAGCAGGTgaggagcctggggcagggatACCAAAGATCTTTGAGTGGctccctgccacttccccctggGGTCTGTCCAGTTCTAACTCTCCAGGCACTGGGGATCACCTTGGGAGATGATTCCCCTGTCCCAGAGATCTTGCTCTTGGCAAGCTTTCCCTCCGCCTCAATTTCCCTTTGCTCAGTTTCATCCCGTTCCTAGTTTTACTACGTGAAAGCCAAACCTTCCACTCCTTCCCTGCTGGATACACCACCCCAGTACAGGTGGTGGCCCTGCTCCTCTTTAGATGCTTTGTGCTGGCTCTACAGATCCTGTTTCTGCTCATCCCTGCTGTCGTGTGTCCCCCCGCTTCTCCCTCCAAACTTCTAAATGTGGATCTTCTGACTGTAAAAGTGGCACCGTAGCCTCAGGGTTCCCTTCCGCTGCAGGTCAGATTTGTGCAGTTGAAAAGTTAGACGTCTCCGACTGCTGTCGCCACAAACTGCCCTGGGATGTGAGCACCGACGTGGGCTCCTTCCTCCTTGTGCCTCTTCTCCGCTGATGCAGGCTGAGCAGAGTCCGGTGCGGTCAGTGGGTTTGCACAAGTGTAACGGGAACTGGGCAAACGATTCTCTTGCTGATGCACAAGAAGGAACAGGCCCCAAAGCTGGATTGGCCCAACGGGCCGAAGAGGAAAAACACTGTGGTCGCTAGTCAGCGCCTCGGACCTGCTCCCTGTGTGTGACTTGGAGCTGGCGGAGTTACGCCGGTCCTGTTTTAATGCCTTCCCAGCCAGCAGTTCCATTGCTGCCTCGGTCAGAACACGCGAGCCCGTGTGATACGAACGCCATGGTGTCCGCGCAAACCTCCATCGGCCACATCAGGCTGCCTGGTAAAGCAGGATGACGCCAGCTGTTCCTGTGCTACCTGGGCCCAGAGGAGCATGTAAAAACATCCTGGCCCCCCACAGACACATTCGCATTTTAAAGTGAACCTGCCCATGCGTCCATGCATGGAGTAATGGCACTCCAGCTGCCTCGCCGCTCGGTGGGTTTTATCCCCTTCCCAGCTGGCTTAGTAAATCACCGTgcactgccagtgccccccagcaTGCCTGCTGCGTAGTGCCTATAGATCTCTCTTGATCTGTATTTAGGAGCAAGCACACTAGGAAACCACAGTCTCTCCTTTCTAAGCCCTGTTGCTACTTGCCACCAGCTGAGGTGGCAGCAGGAGCGAGGTGCTAGCAGGAGCGAGGTGCTGGCTTGTGAAAGGCCAGGGTTCAGGAATGTAGACGGACTTTCTTCCACTGAGCCCTCTTGCCCTCAGTCCAGCGAAGCAATGGGCCAGATTAGCCAGGGCTTCTAGAACTATAGACACGCTGAGCCCGTCCCACCTCGGGCTCTGCTCTGAGCAGATTTCCTACCTCACCAGGGTTTGGCCGGGAACAAATGGTGGTGCCGTCTCAGGAGACGGCCTTTGTTGCCTGTCGGTGCTGAATCAGTCCTCCAGCACGGAGTAAGaggcgctgtgctgctggagacATCTCCTTGGGGATAAGATATAAATGTCGTGGCTTTGACAAAAGATGAGCCGTGTGAGTGTTGGCGCCGATGTCTAGGGCGAATTCCAACTCTGGCAACTGCTTCCAGTTCCATTTGGATACATTGTCCCCCTCCTGTCCTGCGCTGTCCTATGCAGCACTAAATAGCTCCCCCATCCCACTCCAGAGGGGGCTGCATGCTTGTAGTGCGTGAATGCACTCCCTGGGGAAAGCTTGTAAGTTTGTAACGCCCTTGGGATGAAACGCTTAGATTATCTGTGGGAAAATGTTTCAAACTAAGTTGCTGCTGTTCCTTGGAAACGTAGCTCCAACGGAGTGGCAAGCTGCCATGGGATGTAGTCCATAATGAGCACACCTCTTGAGTTTGGGTCCAAGATCCCATCACCTTGGGGGTCTCTGCCTTTAGTGGTGGTTGGAGGCTCTCTAAAAtgagcctccaggcactgagctgtCTGCTAGTTTTGTGTGATGTGGGGTCAGTGTGGCTTACCACTGGAGCTGTCTAAAAGCTCCTGCCAAAAATCACGATAGTCTGTTTTTTACCACTAAACACAATGTTTTGCAGCAAATGTCTGCTTTCTGTGGGCAACTTCAGCTCTTGCTAAAAAGTCAAACACCTGAAAACCAAAACTTTCCATTCAGAAATGTCTAAACGTTATGTGACACTTTTTGATCAACACAGTGTTTGCAATTCCCAAATCAGGATGTTTCTTTTAATTCTGTTCTGAGGCTAAACCTCATTCTTCTGAGCTGCCACAGTgtccatgggagttgtagtttgagtAGCTTGTACTCCCATTTTCCTCTATGGGATGAACTCCTTggctggactacatttcccaagATGC
This genomic window contains:
- the LAMTOR1 gene encoding ragulator complex protein LAMTOR1 encodes the protein MGCCYSSENEATDQEEETKRLLEPVSPPNKVLNGADQNYCSVPSARTDEQAMLSSILAKTATNIIDVSAADSQGMEQHEYMDRARQYSTRLAMLSNNLTHWKKLPPLPSLTSQPHQVLASETVPYPDLQQVSRIAAYAFSALSQIRVDAKEELVVQFGIP